One region of Mycolicibacterium insubricum genomic DNA includes:
- the glgB gene encoding 1,4-alpha-glucan branching protein GlgB: MSQIDSSPALRPEASELRRLLDGTHHDPHAILGAHPEGRRTIIRTLRPHATAVSALIGGREYPLDHVQGGLFAAAVDIADLIDYRLQVSYPGADGVTDVHVVADGYRFLPTLGEVDLHLFSEGRHERLWEVLGAHPRSFTTPDGAVEGVSFAVWAPNAKGVSLIGEFNGWSGNDAPMRTLGSTGVWELFVPGFAPDGLYKFRVHGADGSVTDRADPMAFATEVPPHTASRVTQSHYRWNDEDWLTGRASRNPVFEPMSVYEVHLGSWRPGLSYRELAAQLTEYVLAQGFTHVEMLPVAEHPFGGSWGYQVTSYYAPTSRFGSPDDFRFLVDTLHGAGIGVIMDWVPAHFPKDAWALGRFDGTPLYEHADPHRGEQLDWGTYVFDFGRPEIRNFLVANALYWCQEFHIDGLRVDAVASMLYLDYSRPAGGWTPNVHGGRENLEAVQFLQEMNATVHKLNAGVVTVAEESTSWPGVTRPTSLGGLGFSMKWNMGWMNDTLGYIGRDPIHRSFHHNEITFSMLYAFSENYLLPVSHDEVVHGKGTLWSRMPGNDHQKAAGLRSLLAYQWAHPGKQLLFMGQEFGQRAEWSEERGLDWFQLAEHGFSGGIARFVRDLNTVYRQHPALWSQDTRHEGYSWIDANDSANNVLSFLRFGADGSMMACVFNFSGSEHAAYRVGLPRPGRWREVLNSDATGYNGAGAGNLGGVQAVGQPWHGRPASAPLTLPPLSAIWLTPE; the protein is encoded by the coding sequence ATGAGCCAGATCGATTCCAGCCCGGCCCTGCGCCCCGAGGCGTCGGAGCTGCGCCGCCTGCTCGACGGCACCCACCACGACCCGCACGCCATTCTCGGCGCGCACCCCGAGGGGCGGCGCACCATCATCCGGACGCTGCGCCCGCACGCCACCGCGGTGTCGGCGCTGATCGGCGGCCGGGAGTATCCGCTGGACCATGTGCAGGGTGGCCTGTTCGCCGCCGCGGTGGACATCGCCGATCTGATCGACTACCGGTTGCAGGTCAGCTATCCGGGTGCCGACGGCGTCACCGATGTGCACGTCGTCGCCGACGGCTACCGGTTCCTGCCCACCCTCGGCGAGGTCGATCTGCACCTGTTCTCCGAGGGCCGCCACGAGCGGCTCTGGGAGGTGCTCGGCGCGCACCCGCGCAGCTTCACCACTCCGGACGGCGCCGTCGAGGGCGTCTCATTCGCCGTGTGGGCGCCGAATGCCAAGGGCGTCAGCCTGATCGGCGAGTTCAACGGCTGGAGTGGCAACGACGCGCCGATGCGGACCCTGGGCTCGACCGGGGTGTGGGAGCTGTTCGTCCCCGGCTTCGCCCCCGACGGTCTGTACAAGTTCCGGGTGCACGGCGCCGACGGGTCGGTCACCGACCGGGCCGACCCGATGGCGTTCGCCACCGAGGTCCCCCCGCACACCGCGTCGCGGGTCACTCAGAGCCACTACCGGTGGAACGACGAGGACTGGCTGACCGGGCGGGCGAGCCGCAACCCGGTGTTCGAGCCGATGAGCGTCTACGAGGTGCACCTGGGGTCCTGGCGCCCCGGCCTGAGCTACCGCGAGCTGGCCGCGCAGCTGACCGAATACGTTCTGGCCCAGGGGTTCACCCATGTGGAGATGCTGCCGGTCGCCGAGCATCCCTTCGGCGGCTCGTGGGGCTATCAGGTGACCTCGTACTACGCGCCGACGTCGCGGTTCGGCAGCCCCGACGACTTCCGCTTCCTGGTCGACACCCTGCACGGCGCCGGCATCGGGGTGATCATGGACTGGGTGCCCGCGCACTTCCCCAAGGACGCCTGGGCCCTGGGCCGGTTCGATGGCACCCCGCTCTACGAGCACGCCGATCCCCACCGCGGCGAACAACTCGACTGGGGCACTTATGTTTTCGACTTCGGCCGGCCTGAGATCCGCAACTTCCTGGTGGCCAACGCACTGTACTGGTGCCAGGAGTTCCACATCGACGGGTTGCGCGTGGACGCCGTCGCGTCGATGCTCTATCTGGACTACTCCCGTCCGGCCGGCGGCTGGACGCCGAATGTGCACGGCGGGCGGGAGAACCTGGAGGCCGTGCAGTTCCTGCAGGAGATGAACGCCACCGTGCACAAGCTCAACGCGGGCGTCGTCACGGTGGCCGAGGAGTCGACGTCCTGGCCCGGCGTCACCCGACCCACCAGCCTTGGCGGGCTTGGATTTTCGATGAAGTGGAACATGGGCTGGATGAACGACACGCTCGGCTACATCGGCCGCGACCCGATCCACCGCAGCTTCCACCACAACGAGATCACCTTCTCGATGCTGTACGCGTTCAGTGAGAACTATCTGCTGCCGGTCAGTCACGACGAGGTGGTGCACGGCAAGGGCACCCTGTGGAGCCGAATGCCGGGCAACGACCACCAGAAGGCCGCCGGGCTGCGCAGTCTGCTGGCCTATCAGTGGGCCCACCCGGGCAAACAGCTGCTGTTCATGGGCCAGGAGTTCGGCCAGCGCGCCGAATGGTCGGAGGAGCGCGGCCTGGACTGGTTCCAGCTCGCCGAGCACGGCTTCTCCGGTGGTATCGCCCGCTTCGTCCGCGATCTGAACACCGTGTACCGGCAACACCCCGCACTGTGGTCCCAGGACACCCGCCACGAGGGCTACTCGTGGATCGACGCCAACGACTCGGCGAACAACGTGCTGAGCTTCCTGCGGTTCGGCGCCGACGGTTCGATGATGGCCTGCGTCTTCAACTTCTCCGGCTCCGAGCACGCCGCCTACCGGGTGGGACTGCCGCGGCCGGGCCGCTGGCGCGAGGTGCTCAACTCCGATGCCACCGGCTACAACGGGGCCGGCGCGGGCAACCTGGGCGGTGTGCAGGCCGTCGGGCAACCGTGGCACGGTCGCCCGGCCTCGGCGCCGCTTACCCTGCCTCCGCTCTCGGCCATCTGGCTGACGCCCGAGTAG
- a CDS encoding tetratricopeptide repeat protein, whose protein sequence is MTRPRPSRPAMAASMAGAVDLSGLKQRATQPPAPQTGEDTAAGLGAAVAVTEANFEPDVLVRSNQVPVVVLLWSPRSDAAIALAEALGALVTADGGRWSLALVNVDTTPRVAQAFGVQAIPTVVALAGGQPIASFQGTQPVAELRKWVDALLEATAGKLPGAAGAEPEQVDPAVAAARDQLDAGEFLAARASYQAILDADPNHAEAKAAIRQVDWLIRASAADPDVIATADADPGDLEAALTAADVQLLSQDAAGAFGRLIAAVKRTAGDDRARVKARLLELFELFDPADPDVIRARRDLASALY, encoded by the coding sequence GTGACCCGACCCCGTCCCTCCCGACCCGCGATGGCCGCCTCCATGGCCGGTGCCGTCGACCTGTCCGGCCTCAAGCAGCGCGCGACGCAGCCGCCCGCGCCGCAGACCGGTGAGGACACCGCCGCCGGCCTGGGTGCCGCCGTCGCCGTGACCGAGGCCAACTTCGAGCCGGACGTGCTGGTCCGGTCCAACCAGGTGCCGGTGGTGGTGCTGCTGTGGTCGCCGCGCAGCGACGCGGCGATCGCCCTGGCCGAGGCCCTCGGCGCGCTGGTCACCGCCGACGGCGGCCGCTGGTCGCTGGCGCTGGTCAACGTCGACACCACCCCGCGGGTGGCGCAGGCCTTCGGGGTGCAGGCCATCCCCACCGTCGTCGCGCTGGCCGGCGGTCAGCCGATCGCCAGCTTCCAGGGCACCCAGCCCGTCGCCGAACTGCGCAAGTGGGTGGACGCGCTGCTGGAGGCCACCGCGGGCAAGCTGCCCGGAGCCGCGGGCGCCGAGCCCGAGCAGGTGGACCCGGCGGTGGCCGCCGCCCGTGACCAGCTCGACGCCGGGGAGTTCCTGGCCGCTCGTGCGTCCTACCAGGCGATCCTGGATGCCGATCCCAACCACGCCGAGGCCAAGGCCGCGATCCGCCAGGTCGACTGGCTGATCCGGGCCAGCGCCGCCGACCCAGACGTCATCGCGACCGCCGACGCCGATCCCGGCGACTTGGAGGCAGCGCTGACCGCCGCCGACGTGCAGCTGCTGTCCCAGGACGCCGCCGGCGCCTTCGGTCGGCTGATCGCCGCGGTCAAGCGCACCGCCGGTGACGATCGCGCCCGGGTCAAGGCCCGGCTGCTGGAGCTGTTCGAGCTGTTCGACCCCGCTGACCCGGACGTCATCCGGGCCCGGCGGGATCTGGCCAGCGCGCTGTACTGA